A stretch of Pseudomonadota bacterium DNA encodes these proteins:
- a CDS encoding ABC transporter substrate-binding protein — protein sequence MKKYVVIFFLLFFIANISYAKDTIKIGLITPLTGDVKTYGESARNAFVIALEEYAKKGKYTIEPVIADDKNDPTEGANAALKLITQDKVIAISGPLTSKVTIPVSDIANKNRIPMVTGTATNPKVTIYEGKRKPYIFRACYTDPFQGTVAANFALNELKAKTAAVLYDVGNDYSKGLAEFFKATFIKGNGAIVAYESYQKDDVDFSALISKIALKKPDIIYLPDYYNKVALIARQVREKGLKSTLLGSDGWDSPELMKIAGNAIIGGYFTNHYSPDRKDPIADAFIKRYKEKHGAVPDAMAALGYDATMILLKAIDSVKKPTQEEIMKYLSSLKNHKGVTGNIGFDKNGDAVKSVVLLKVEKDKVKYMTTINP from the coding sequence ATGAAAAAATATGTTGTTATCTTCTTTCTGCTCTTTTTTATCGCCAATATTTCATATGCAAAGGACACTATAAAGATAGGTCTTATAACACCGTTAACAGGTGATGTAAAAACATACGGAGAGTCGGCAAGGAATGCCTTTGTCATTGCCCTTGAGGAGTATGCAAAAAAAGGGAAATATACCATTGAGCCGGTCATAGCCGACGACAAAAACGATCCCACAGAAGGTGCCAATGCAGCGCTCAAGCTGATTACGCAAGATAAGGTTATTGCAATCAGCGGCCCACTCACATCCAAAGTGACTATACCGGTCAGCGATATAGCAAACAAAAACAGGATTCCCATGGTTACCGGTACTGCCACAAACCCGAAGGTAACAATATACGAAGGAAAAAGGAAGCCCTATATTTTCAGGGCATGTTATACAGACCCCTTTCAGGGCACTGTGGCGGCAAATTTCGCACTGAATGAATTAAAGGCAAAAACGGCCGCAGTGCTCTATGATGTGGGTAACGATTATTCGAAAGGTCTTGCAGAGTTCTTTAAGGCAACTTTTATAAAAGGCAACGGGGCTATTGTTGCCTATGAATCCTATCAGAAAGATGATGTGGATTTTTCAGCCCTGATTTCTAAAATAGCGCTGAAGAAGCCTGACATTATCTATTTGCCCGACTATTACAACAAGGTAGCGCTTATTGCGAGACAAGTAAGAGAAAAGGGCTTGAAGTCAACCCTGCTGGGCAGCGACGGATGGGATTCTCCGGAATTGATGAAGATTGCAGGAAATGCTATAATCGGAGGTTATTTTACCAATCACTACTCACCTGATAGAAAAGACCCCATAGCAGATGCATTTATTAAAAGGTATAAAGAAAAGCACGGGGCGGTGCCGGATGCAATGGCAGCGCTCGGATATGATGCTACAATGATTCTGTTGAAGGCAATCGACAGCGTGAAAAAGCCGACACAGGAAGAGATAATGAAATACCTCTCTTCTTTAAAAAACCACAAAGGGGTAACAGGAAACATAGGTTTTGACAAGAACGGCGATGCGGTAAAATCTGTTGTTCTACTGAAGGTTGAGAAGGATAAAGTGAAATATATGACGACAATTAATCCTTAA